AAATATTATTAACATAATGTAAATATATATTAACATATAAGTTTTGTAATATTTACCATAGAAGTGCTAATGAGCTGATTGTGATGTAGTTATGGATGGGTTGGAAATGAAGGTGTAATGGCTCAAAGTCCTGTGATTACTACTCTTTTCATCTCTAAAATTAAGAAAGGCTTGAGGTGGCTGCTCCTGTCTCAACAAAACTTTTTAAGCTTTTCGTTGAAAATATTTCCTAAGCTGAGGCGTAAATTTCAATCGAATATTAAGCCGTTGTAATAAGAATTAACAACCTTTTCTTTATTCATTGACACAGAAAGAGTTTGAAATAATTCCTATTTTCATAAAAATTTATCATTGGGTAGCCAATCATATAAAGGAAAACAATACGGAAGCTGAGTTCATGGCCAGAGTTAGTTAAGAACTTGTGGATTTGACAAATTAAATAATAGAAAAACTACAAACGACCCGCAACACAGTATAAAAATAATAGCGATTTTAGTGATAAATCAAAGAGAGTATCTTTGTACAAAGGTTAGAGATAAATTGAAAGAATTATAGCTTGAAACCTGCTACTATCCTTATGCTAACCGCTATACTTAATTGAAAAATAGAATGAACAAGATACTTAAGTGGATAAAGCGGATTTTAATAGCAATCATTGGCTTAATCACGGTTTTAATGATTGGCCTTTATATCACTTTCTTCTTTTGGAAAAAAGCTGCAATTCAAAATTTACCTCAAAATTCGAAAGTCATAACTACATCCGAAGGACCTGTAGAATACACTTTAAAGGGTAATTCAGACCGATATATGCTCATGATTCATGGGTCTCCAGGTAGTGTACATGTTGCAGGGGGGGAGTCATTTCTCGATAAAGGATTTAGTGTCTTAGCAGTTTCAAGACCTGGATATTATAAAACACCTTTGTCCTCTGGGGGAACACCCAAAGACGAAGCTGCACTCTATAAAAGCTTATTAGATGAGCTAAAAATTGATTCTATATATGTCAAAGGAATATCTGGTGGTGGTCCCCCAAGTATTCAATTTGCGATAGATTATCCAGACAGATGTGCCGGGCTGATACTATCTGCAGCTGTTTCTGAAAAAATGGAAGACAAATCGGACGACAATGGGCTTTTAAATTCATTTTTTCAATCTGAATTTGGCATGTGGATAGGCATTCAAATTGCCAAAACTCAAATGTCAGAAGAAGAAGAAGAAATGATGGATTGGTTTGTAGAAAGGGGTCTATTCCCATTCGCGTCTATTGATGATGGATTAGAAAACGATGACAATGAGGTGCTCCATTTAAAAGATCTTGAGATGGAGAAAATAATGTCGCCTACAATCCTATTTCATGGTGATAAAGATGACAACGTTCCTTATTCTCACTCACAGAATGCTGCCAAAAGAATACCAAATTCAACGCTTTTTGAAATGAAAGGAAAAGACCATTATGTTTTCTTTACTTCCTATAGCGATACTATTAATACTGAAATCATGCAGTTTATCGACAATATAGAAACACATGAAAAATAAGAATAACAATTAGGCTCGAATGCAGCGAAGTAGGGCCCTTCGACTAAGTTCAGGACAGGCTCTGGTTCATTTGAGTTCCGATAGCTATCGGGATTGAGCAAATTTTAATTTCCCTTTCAACTGAAAGACAAACCAAAGACATACTTCTCTCAGCTAAGTATTTTTTTGAGCCATAATTTTTAAACTGTCTTAAAAAAACGTAAGTCTACATCTTAACTAAAATCGATAAGAATGAAGATCGTCTCTTTAGCTTTAACGTCCGCTCATACCATAATATTCATATGGTTTTGGGAGGCTTTGGGGGTATTTTGCAATCTAATAATTGCTTATTAAGCCAGTATAATATCCTTGGCCTTATAAAGGATTTCGATAGTTTTGAAAGGAAGTAGATGCCCAACAGCTTAATGGATTCTAACCAATAGCAATGTATAAGCACCTAAAGGAAAAAGTGGAGCTATACTAATGTGGTCATCAAGTTTGAAATGGAGCACATTTATTTCTGACAATCTTCCAAACCCCATTTATCTAAACTTCTTAAAATGTTTTCAAGTGATTTACCTCTACTGCTTAAGCTGTATTCCACTCTAGGAGGAACTACCGGAAATACTTTTCTAGAAATAAGCCCATCTTTTTCTAAATCTCTTACTGTTTGGGTAAACATTTTATTAGAAATCCCAGGGATTTTCTTCTGTAACATTCCAGAACGCAAACCGCCATCTAATAAATGAAATAGAACTAACGGTTTCCATTTTGTCCCTATTAAATTCATTGTATAATTTAATGGACAACTAATCTCTTTATTCAAAATATAAAATTTATATAGTTGATAATCATTATTTTACTCGTTTAGGTAACTATGCTACTTTTTGGTAAGTTATTGCCGATAGGGTAAATATAGTCTAATTTTGAATTCTAAAATATAAATTATGACATCTAATAAAGATTATCCAAAATCATTTTCACATATAGGAATAACAGTTCCAAATATAAATGAAGCAGTAAAATTTTACTCAGAAGTAATGGGCTGGTACATAATTATGGAGCCCTCAAATGTCAAAAAGGAAAAAGAAACTGCCATTGGTCAAATGTGCATTGACGTTTTCGGAAATGATTGGTCTGAATTTGAAATTGCTCATTTAGCCACTTCAGACGGAATTGGAATAGAACTATTTTCTTTTCCGAATGGCGTCAAAGAAGCACCTGAATTTAACCCTTTCAATACTGGCCTATTTCATTTTTGTGTACAAGACCCGAATATTGAAGAACTCATTGATAAAATTGTGGCTTATGGAGGGAAACAAAGAATGCCAATCAGAGAATACTATCCGAATGACAAGCCTTTCAAAATGTGCTATGTTGAAGACCCTTTTGGAATTGTATTTGAAATCTATACGCATAGTTATGAATTGACCTATTCTTCCGGTGCTTATTCAAAATAAATATGAGTGGAACCAAGTAAAACTAATTGCTTGGTTCCATCTACTCAAGAAATCCCACGCGAATTCTTATCCGCCCGAAACTTATTCGGCTTAGTAAAAATTTATCGCTTTTCAGTACCTTACACTGTCTACAATTAAAGCAGAATGCTAAACATTGATTTTAATTTCGGATGACAAACTTGGATAGCGAAAAAACGACTCCTAATAAATACATGGAAATAGACCAAATTCTTGATAATATATATCCATTAAGTATTGAATCAAAAAACTTAATAAAGGAGTCAATAACTGAAACTGCATTTCCTAAGGGGCATATTTTATTTAAAGCAGATAAAACTGAAAGAAGTATTTATTTCATCAAAAAAGGAATAGCAAGAGCATATGCTTATTCGGATGATAATCAAATTACTTTTTGGTTTGGTAGAGAAGGAAACCCTATTGTTTCCATGCAGAGCTATGTCAATAATAAGAAAGGATACGAGGATGTGGAATTATTAGAAGATTGCGAACTCTACGAGTTAAAAACAGAACAACTTCAAAAGCTCTTTTTAGAAGACATTCAAATTGCAAATTGGGGGCGTAAATTTTCAGAATTAGAACTTATTAAATCAGAAGAGCGACTTATTTCTTTACAATTTGATACCGCAACCGAAAGGTATTTAGCACTTCTCAAAAAATATCCCAGTATTGTTCAGCGTGTACAATTAGCCCATATCGCATCCTATCTAGGCATCACCCAAGTTAGTTTAAGTAGAATTAGAGCAAAAATAAGATAGGTTTCGTTTTTATCATTTGTTAAATGGTTTCTTCACAATGTTATGGACTTTTGCACCGTAGCATTATTCTTTATTGAACGGGTAAAGCTGTTTCAAGCTTCTAAAATGAAGAGAATAATCTAAAACTTATTTTAAATTTAGATATATCAAATTATGATAAAAATTAAAGCTCTCCTTGTTCTATTCTTGTTTTCGGTTATGTTTACTAGCTGTACTAGTGAAACCAACTCCACAAAATCAACAGAAGCAAAAGCATTAAAAAAGATACTATTTGTAGTTACAAGTCATAACGAAAAAGGAGATACTGGAGAAAAAACAGGTTACTATCTCGGAGAAGTTTCTCATCCTTGGGATGTATTACATACTGCCGGTTACGAAATAGATTTTGTAAGTCCAAAGGGTGGAAAAGCACCTGTAGATGCATTCGATATGACTGATTCTATCAACAAGAAATTTTGGGATAACGAGATTTATCGTAACAAAATTGAAAACACCAAAAAGCCGAGTGAAGTAAATCCGGATGATTATGTAGCCATTCATTATGCTGGTGGGCACGGAGCGATGTGGGATTTTGCCGACAATACTGAAATTGCTGCAATTGCAGCAAAGATTTATGAGAACAATGGTGTTGTCAGTGCTGTATGTCACGGACCTGCTGGCCTTGTCAATATTAAACTAAGCAACGGTTCGTACCTTGTAGATGGTAAAAAGGTAAATGCATTTACCAATGAAGAAGAGGTTAAAGTAAAACTAGAGAACGTGGTTCCTTTTTTATTAGAAGATAAGTTAAAGGAACGCGGAGCACTTTTCGAAAAGTCTGCTCCCTTTACCCAACACGTAGTGACAGACAAAAGACTAGTTACGGGTCAAAACCCGCAGTCTGCATCGAGTGTAGGAAAGGCTACCTTAAATGAATTACAAAAACTAAGCAAAAGTGCAGAATAAAATGAGTGGAGAAACAAATTTAGAGACACTTTTAAAATCAATGAAGCCTAAACACAATGTAGGTGAATTTGTATTTTGTAAAACAGAAAATTTGGAGCAAATAAATTTGAGCCAAATCATAATGACTTTTAAAGAAGAGGAAAGCATTACTCTTATCACTGAAAAAGAAATCGCAGACAAACTCAATTTAGAATACTCTTTTGTGGCATCCTGGATTACACTTACCGTGCATTCCTCTTTAGAAGCAGTTGGTCTCACAGCGGCATTTTCAAATGCCTTATCCAAAAATGGAATAAGCTGTAATGTAGTTGCGGCATATTATCACGACCATATTTTTGTCGATAAAAAGGACACAGAAAAGGCAATGGACGTCTTAAATGAATTTTCGAAATAAAGTACTTGCTTTGGTATTATGGTCCATAAAATCGCTGATACACTGTAAAAACAGACGGAAATGCACAAAAGAAATTAATAACAAATGAATTGGATACTATTAATCATTGCAGGGCTTTTTGAAGTTGCTTTTGCTGCATGCCTTGGAAAAGCAAAAGAAACAGCCGGAACAGAATCAATATATTGGTACAGCGGTTTCATGCTTTGCTTAGTCATCAGTATGTCGCTTCTTATAAAAGTAACTCAGCAACTACCCATTGGTACGGCATATGCAGTTTGGACAGGTATTGGTGCCGTAGGAACAGTTTTGGTCGGGATTTTCATTTTTAATGAACCCGCCACATTTTGGCGTTTGT
This sequence is a window from Arcticibacterium luteifluviistationis. Protein-coding genes within it:
- a CDS encoding ACT domain-containing protein, producing the protein MKPKHNVGEFVFCKTENLEQINLSQIIMTFKEEESITLITEKEIADKLNLEYSFVASWITLTVHSSLEAVGLTAAFSNALSKNGISCNVVAAYYHDHIFVDKKDTEKAMDVLNEFSK
- a CDS encoding Crp/Fnr family transcriptional regulator, giving the protein MTNLDSEKTTPNKYMEIDQILDNIYPLSIESKNLIKESITETAFPKGHILFKADKTERSIYFIKKGIARAYAYSDDNQITFWFGREGNPIVSMQSYVNNKKGYEDVELLEDCELYELKTEQLQKLFLEDIQIANWGRKFSELELIKSEERLISLQFDTATERYLALLKKYPSIVQRVQLAHIASYLGITQVSLSRIRAKIR
- a CDS encoding VOC family protein, producing MTSNKDYPKSFSHIGITVPNINEAVKFYSEVMGWYIIMEPSNVKKEKETAIGQMCIDVFGNDWSEFEIAHLATSDGIGIELFSFPNGVKEAPEFNPFNTGLFHFCVQDPNIEELIDKIVAYGGKQRMPIREYYPNDKPFKMCYVEDPFGIVFEIYTHSYELTYSSGAYSK
- a CDS encoding type 1 glutamine amidotransferase domain-containing protein; protein product: MIKIKALLVLFLFSVMFTSCTSETNSTKSTEAKALKKILFVVTSHNEKGDTGEKTGYYLGEVSHPWDVLHTAGYEIDFVSPKGGKAPVDAFDMTDSINKKFWDNEIYRNKIENTKKPSEVNPDDYVAIHYAGGHGAMWDFADNTEIAAIAAKIYENNGVVSAVCHGPAGLVNIKLSNGSYLVDGKKVNAFTNEEEVKVKLENVVPFLLEDKLKERGALFEKSAPFTQHVVTDKRLVTGQNPQSASSVGKATLNELQKLSKSAE
- a CDS encoding DMT family transporter, encoding MNWILLIIAGLFEVAFAACLGKAKETAGTESIYWYSGFMLCLVISMSLLIKVTQQLPIGTAYAVWTGIGAVGTVLVGIFIFNEPATFWRLFFISTLIFSIVGLKVVSH
- a CDS encoding alpha/beta fold hydrolase → MNKILKWIKRILIAIIGLITVLMIGLYITFFFWKKAAIQNLPQNSKVITTSEGPVEYTLKGNSDRYMLMIHGSPGSVHVAGGESFLDKGFSVLAVSRPGYYKTPLSSGGTPKDEAALYKSLLDELKIDSIYVKGISGGGPPSIQFAIDYPDRCAGLILSAAVSEKMEDKSDDNGLLNSFFQSEFGMWIGIQIAKTQMSEEEEEMMDWFVERGLFPFASIDDGLENDDNEVLHLKDLEMEKIMSPTILFHGDKDDNVPYSHSQNAAKRIPNSTLFEMKGKDHYVFFTSYSDTINTEIMQFIDNIETHEK
- a CDS encoding winged helix-turn-helix transcriptional regulator, with amino-acid sequence MNLIGTKWKPLVLFHLLDGGLRSGMLQKKIPGISNKMFTQTVRDLEKDGLISRKVFPVVPPRVEYSLSSRGKSLENILRSLDKWGLEDCQK